The Stigmatella aurantiaca DW4/3-1 genome contains the following window.
CGCTTTGTCGTGCACGACAATCAGGGCGGCCGCGTGATGGTGGACCCTGGGCGAGTGATCCCGATCGAGTGGTACCGCGCCATCGGCTTGGCAGAGAACGTGTGGGTCCTGGACGAAGATCCTCGGCGCAAGGAACAGGTCGCCCAACTGCTGCTGAACCGGTTGAACGACGCGCCCTGGCACGCCTTCGACGAGACCTATGCATCGGTGCGTCCAGAGCCGGGCCGGAGGTTCGTCGGCCTTGAGATGCTCATCCTCCACTTTGATCTCGATCAGTACCGCTATGGCCAACAACTGAATCCGCTCCGGGAAGAGCGGGTGTTCCGCTACTGGCTACCGGGAGTCCGGTGATGTTGCGCAAGAAGATCGAGGGTTTTCTCTTCGACCAACCCAATCTCGATTTCCGTATCTTCGTGGTCCGGGTGGCCGTGAGCCTCGTGGTGGTGAGTTACACGCTCGCCGGCCCTTTCGACCACTTCCACGTCGACGCGGCCGGGTTGCTCTATCGGCCGGTGGGTCCGTTCCGTTTCATTCCAGCACTCGGCTTTTGGGCCTTCTACATCCTCAAGTACACGGTGGCCGTCAGTGGGCTCACGTTCGCGCTGGGCTATAAGACCCGGCTCTCCAATGCAGTCTTCGCCCTCAGCTACTTCGTCTTCGCGTACTACGTCGGGCACTTCAGCACGCAGTTGTTCAGCTACATCACCCACCTGAACCTCTTTGCGATCATTCTCTGCTTCGTGGACTCGGCGCGGTTCTGGTCGCTCGACTGGGTCCTCGAGCCGGCGCGGCGGGAACAGCCGTCTTCCAAGGCTCACCGCGAGTTCGCATCCTTCTCGCTGGCCTTCATGCAGCTCTATGTGATCGCCTTCTACGTGCAGGGCGGAGGCTCCAAGCTGCTCATCGGTGGCGTGGACTGGTTTCTCAGCGGCCAGACGCCCTACTTTGGAACCATCGTCGCGGGGACAAACCTTGGATTGGAGCTGACCCGGTTCCGCTGGCTGTTCCCGGGCATCAGCCTATTCACCGGCTTTTTCGAGCTGTGCTTCTTCCTGATCCTCTGGAAGCCGCTCCGGCTCATCTACGCTGTCACCACGCTTTGCTTTCACTTCGGCATCCTGCTGAGCATGAACATCTTTTTCTATCAGCTCTCTTCGATGGTGCCATTGCTCTTCCTGCTCGACGACACTCGCAACCACCGCAAGGCCCTCGCAGGGCTGGGCGTATACGTCCTCTGCATTGGAGGGCTGATGGCCATGACGCCATTGAATGCCCACCCCCTCGCCACCACCGAAACGCCGCACCAAACACTGCCTACTGTGCAGCCAACGGATTGAGCTTCTCGCGAAACGCGCCCGGAGTCCGCCTGCCCCGGTTGGACGGCGCTCTCAGAGCGCCTAACAAAAGTCAGGTTTGAAAGGGAGGGTGGACGGAAACCAGGCCCCATGAGCACTTGGGCTTCAGGGTTCGCGATCTCGTACCGGACGCGCTGTGGGAGCGAGTCGCACCGCTGCTTCCGCCTCCCAAGAAGAAGAAAATGCCCTGCCGTCCCGGGGGTGATGAACGAGCCGCGTTGGAGGCCATTCAACGAGAAGGCGGGCAGTCAGCATCATCTTCCCGTCGACAGAAGAGAGCTTCCGCCACGAGCTGTTCCCTCTGCTGGAGGCTGTGCCCGAAGTGAGGCAGCCGCACGGTCCTCCCCGTCACCGGCCCGACAAGCTGCATGCCGACAAGGCGTACGCGTCGCGCAAGAACCGTCGCGGCCTGCGTCGGCGCGGCATCACTCCACGCATCGCACGGCCCGGCATCGAGCCGAAGCAACGGCTGGGCCAGCACCGATGGGTGGTGGAGCGGACCCACTCGTGGCTTCACCGGCAGAGGCGTCTGCGCGTGCGCGATGAGCGGCGCGACGATGTCCACTTCGGCCTCCTTGTTCTGGGCTGCTGCCTGATACTCTTCCGGAGCCTCAATCCTGACTTTTGTTAGGCGCTCTAAACCGGGGCAGGCTCACATCACCACCCACCGGGGGCCTCCTACGTGCCGTGGCGTGGACGCTGCGTCATCCGCGCTGGTAAGTTCGAGAGCCCTTCACGGGAGGGTCTGATGCGGTGGCTCCTGTCGGCATTGGTCGTTTCATCCATGGCGATGACCGGCTGCCCCTCTGAATTCGGCAAGGATGGACGCGTGAACAAGGCCATCCACAAGGATACGCAGGACCTCGTCATCAGGCGCTGCTCAAACGAGAGGATCGAGGAGGTCTGCGGACGCGGCAAAGGGGACTCGGACGAATGCCGTAAGTGCAGAGAAGGAGGAGTGCCGTAAGTGCAGAGGGTAAGCTGGCGCAAAGTCGCGGCTGTCTGCGTCGGCGTGCTGCTGCCACTACCTCTCGTCCTGCTGCTGTCGGGGCTGCTGAGGCCGGAAGTGCCAGCAGGCACGACACGCGGGATGCACACCAGCCCCATGCTCGACAACGAGCAGCGGATGCGGCTCATCACCTATCGACATGGGTGCGGGTCAGGTGCCGAGTGTGAGCCTCCGCTGGCCTGCTTGTATGAGGCCCGGTACAATCAAGCGTATTGCACTGACAGCCAGTGCATGATGGATACGCAGTGCCCGGAAGATCACGTCTGCCGCGCTCTTGCCACGAAAGAGAATGGGCTGCTGGTACGCATTTGCGTTCCCATTGGCGTGCGACAAGAAGGAGAGTATTGCGATCCCGCGCCGCAGGATAGGGGGCACGCCTGCGCAGCCGGACTGGTGTGCAGCGGCCATGACTATCATTGGTGTGGTCGACCGTGCCGCCTGGGCTCCCAGGCCGCCGGGTGCCCCGAGGGTTTTTTCTGCGCGGATACAGCCCCTGAGCCCATTTGCCTGCCCACGTGCGCGGGGCGAGAGTGCCCTGAAAGCCAGAATTGTGTCCGGTTCGCGGAAGGGGCCTCGGTCTGTGCACGGGTGTATGGCCCCAACTGCCGGGAGTCCCCTTGCCCCGAAGGCCAGGTGTGCAGGGCGCTCACGGCGCCGACGCACCCTGGGAAGACATGGATGGAGTGCATCGAGCGGTGCGGCCAAAACTCTCCCCCTTGCGGAATAGGGAAGGTCTGCGATGTCGGGCAGTGCCTGCCAGCTTGCAATCCCCAAGGCCCTGCCGTGTGCGATGAAGGGTTTCGGTGCCGACAACTCTGGCCGGACTCGCCCTTCGCTTGCCATCCAGATTGGTGAACCACCATCTCCGTGGGTCACGAGAGGGGTGGAGCGGTCAGGAGGGCAGTCCCAAGGGCGGGCGCAGTGGTGAAGACGGTGGTCTCCCGGGCCTATACCCGCGCTGGCCTCGCCCAGCGGCTCGGGTGGCACGATCTCCGGCACAGCACGCGCACCTGAGCCCGGACGTAAAGCGCGACGCCGTGCACGTGCTCGATACGCCAAGCCCCGCCAGGGTCATATACGGGGCACATGAGGCCTGAAACGCCAGCGGCCGGAACCCTTAAAAGGATTCCGGCCGCCGGACTTCATTCTGGAGCGGGAAAAGGGATTTGAACCCTGCCTCCGGGGGTATAAGCCCTTGGCAGAGTTCCTCTGCTGACGTTCGGATGACTACGGCAGTTCTGCACTGAATCTGCCTGCCGTAGCAGCCCGAACGCCGCTCCACCTCTACGCCTCTAATCCCATTCAACCCCTGCGCCCTCGCTGGCGCGCACTATGCGCGCTACGCGGGCTCCATGCCCTTCATGAAGCGCGCTTCATGGAGGACACTGTGAAGAGGATCATCAACGCCGTCCGGAACGTAAGCCTCCGCTCCCGCCCATGTCGCGCAGAAGGGAGAGAGTCGCCAGAGTGAGCGGACGATGACGACCAGCGCAGAGACGACAAAGACAGAAGAGCCAGGGTGGTTGGCAGCGGCCCGACAACCGAGGTGGACGCCGGAAATAGCAGCCGAGGTGGTACGAGCCTGGCAGAAGGAAGGAGGAGCGCAGAGCGCGTTCATGCGCAAGCACGGGCTGCCCCGAGAGAGGCTGCGATTCTGGTCGAGGAGGCGCGCAGAGTGGGAGCAGAAAGAGAAACCTGCAATGGGCTTCGTGCCGGTGGAGGTGACGCCGGAGGCACCGAGTCAAAGGAGGCAGGGAGTTGGGGAGGCGGTAGTGGTGGAAGTGAAGGGAGTGAGGGTGAGGGTGGAGGGGGGAGCCAGCCAGGAGTTGGTGGAGCGGGTGCTGAGAGCTCTCCAGCGGGTGCAAGGATGCTGAGACTGCCGGAGGGGGTGAAAATCTGGGTGGCGACGGCGCCGTGCGACATGAGAAAGCAGGCCGACGGGTTGAGCGCACTGGTGGAGGGAAGCTTGGGCCAGGCGCCGAAGTCTGGCCACCTGTTTGTCTTCTTCTCGCGAAGGAGAGATTTCGTGAGGATTCTGTTCTGGGAGACGAATGGATATTGCACGGTGAGCAAGAGACTGGAGGCAGGACGCTTCCGGGTGCCTGAGCCGGTAGAAGGCCAGGGAGCGGTGCACCTGGAGGCGAGGCAACTGGCCGAAGTGCTGGCCCTGGTAGAGACAGGCAGCGGGGTGCGCCAGAGGCCGGTGCATTGAGTCTTCAGTTGCGCACCCTACCTGGGACGTAGCATACCTGGGGCATGAGCAGGCCCACAACAGTCCAGGAGCAGGGGGCCGGGCCGGAGCCGAGACCGGAGCCCCCCGGCGAAGCCAGTGACATGGAGGCGGTGCGTGCGTACATGCGGCAGTTGCTGGAGGAGGGCCGAGGTGAGGAGGCCATCGAGTTGTTGCTGGGCCTTTTAGGAAGGCTGCGCGAGGAGCATTCCAGCACGGCGATGAGGCTGAAGGAGGCGTTGAGGCAACTGTACGGGCGCAGGAGTGAGAAGACCCCCGCCAGTTCCCTGCAACTGCTGCTGTCACTGCTCACCCAGCCGCCGCCTGGCCCGCCCGAGGCCGACAGCGGAGCGCAAGCGCCTGCGGCGGCCCCAGCCGCCCCGCCGGAGCAGGCGCCGAAGAAGCCGCCCCGGCGTGTCCTGGCGCGCGGCGCCAAGGCGCTGCCGGCCCACCTGGAGCGGCGCGAGGTGCAGGTGGAGCCTTCTGCCGAAGAGTGTACGTGTCCTGAATGCGGTCAGCCCAGGAAGAGCATTGGCCAGGAAGTCAGCCAGCGGTTGGAATTGGAGCCCGCGCGCTTCTATGTGCGAGTGGAGAAGCGGCCCAAGCTGGCGTGTGCTCGCTGTAAGGAGGGTGTGGTGGCCGCCCCCGCGGGCGAGACGCCGCTGCCAGGAGCGTTGCCGGGCCCCGGCCTGCTGGCGCAGCTGTTGGTAGGCAAGTACCGAGACGGCCTACCGGTGCACCGCCAGCAGGCCATTTTCGATAAACGGTATGGGGTGAAGCTGCCGCCTTCCACCCTGGGCGACTGGGTGGCCGGTGCCAGCGACTTGCTG
Protein-coding sequences here:
- the tnpB gene encoding IS66 family insertion sequence element accessory protein TnpB (TnpB, as the term is used for proteins encoded by IS66 family insertion elements, is considered an accessory protein, since TnpC, encoded by a neighboring gene, is a DDE family transposase.) → MLRLPEGVKIWVATAPCDMRKQADGLSALVEGSLGQAPKSGHLFVFFSRRRDFVRILFWETNGYCTVSKRLEAGRFRVPEPVEGQGAVHLEARQLAEVLALVETGSGVRQRPVH
- a CDS encoding HTTM domain-containing protein: MLRKKIEGFLFDQPNLDFRIFVVRVAVSLVVVSYTLAGPFDHFHVDAAGLLYRPVGPFRFIPALGFWAFYILKYTVAVSGLTFALGYKTRLSNAVFALSYFVFAYYVGHFSTQLFSYITHLNLFAIILCFVDSARFWSLDWVLEPARREQPSSKAHREFASFSLAFMQLYVIAFYVQGGGSKLLIGGVDWFLSGQTPYFGTIVAGTNLGLELTRFRWLFPGISLFTGFFELCFFLILWKPLRLIYAVTTLCFHFGILLSMNIFFYQLSSMVPLLFLLDDTRNHRKALAGLGVYVLCIGGLMAMTPLNAHPLATTETPHQTLPTVQPTD
- the tnpA gene encoding IS66 family insertion sequence element accessory protein TnpA, with the protein product MTTSAETTKTEEPGWLAAARQPRWTPEIAAEVVRAWQKEGGAQSAFMRKHGLPRERLRFWSRRRAEWEQKEKPAMGFVPVEVTPEAPSQRRQGVGEAVVVEVKGVRVRVEGGASQELVERVLRALQRVQGC